ATCCACCAGCACGTTGACGCGGTACTCAACAAAGCGGGTTCGTTGTTCGACGAGCTTGAGCGCCTTCAGGGCGGGTTCTGGCACTGGCGCGCCCGTCTCCTCCTTGCGCTGGAATTCGCCGATATTCTCCAACACATAGGCCTGCACTTGGTCAAGGTACTCAATGATGCCACTATGGTCGGCGTACTTACGTCGCAAATAACCGACCAAACTTTGCACGATGATGTTGGCCGTTTGCCTTTCCAGTTCCTTGATCTGATCACGCGTCTGCCGCTCGGCGTCACGCACCTGCTCCATCACTTCCATCACCCGGTGGTTGAATGTCTCGATGCGTTTGCGGATTTCGTCTTTCTCTTCCTCCGAAAGCGATTCGAATTGTTCCTGCGAAATCGGCTGTCCGTTCTTGATGACGCGCGTGATGACGCCCGCCGGCGTGACCTGAAACTGAATGCCTTCCTGATGCGCCTGCTTTTGCAGGTTCGAGAACAAGGCGCTCGTTCGTTGTTGATACTGATTCAAAATTTCGGCCTGCTGCGCCTCGTAACTTTTCCCTTCGAATGTTTGCGGAATTTCCCGCTGTAAGCTTTCTACCAGTTGGTCCATGTCCTTGGCCAGTTGGCGGCTCAGGCCCGGTTTCAGATACAACACGCGCGGTTGGTCAGGGTCATAAAAGTTGTTGACCAAGCAAATGTCGCACGGCACCGGCTTGTTTTTGGCCAATTGAGCAAGGATCGTTTTAATCAATGTCGTGCGCCCGGTGCCGGATTGGCCGGCCAGATAGAGATTGTAGCCGCGGGCTTCAATGTCCAGTCCAAGGTTGATCGCGCTGACGGCGCGCGCTTGACCGATGATATGTTGCAATGGCGGTACATCTGCTGTTGTTTCAAAATCCAGCTCAGCGGCGTCACAGGTGCGATAGACTTCCTCAGCCACTAGCTCTCGATGCTCAGGCATATTCACTCTCCGTAGGCGATGATGTTTGGAGGCGGTATTATCCTTCAGCCGGCATCAAGACTCAAGCGTCCGGCAATGAATCATTACTTTGCGGGCTTCTGATGCTTTCTGAGGAATCGGCCGTGAGCCATCGCCGGCCACCAAGGATGGAAACTTGGGAGCGCCATTGCAAGCGGGCTCAAGCGGGCACGCCCGGAAGCGTGCGCTCCCAGCGATTTTCACAGGGGAGCTGTCTGAAACCGGCACGGCTAAGCTATAACCGACGTGCAATGCCCACACTTGCTCGCGTTGATCGGTATGAGCATCAAGCATTGTGGACATTCTTTTGTCGTTAGGTCCGGCGGCGGCGGTTGCTTCCTCATGCGATTAATGTTTTTGACCACGATGAACAGGGCAAATGCAACCAGCAGGAAATTGATCACGGTGTTGATAAACACACCCCAGTTCATCGTCACGGCGCCGGCTTTCTTGGCGTCAGCCAGCGTTGCGTAGGGGCCTGCTGGATTGCCTTCCTTCAAAATTGTGAAGATATTGCTGAAATCAGCGTTCAGCAGTAAGCCGATGATCGGTGTGAAGAGATCACCGACAAGCGAGTTGATCACGGCGCCAAATGCGGCTCCGAGCATAATACCCACCGCCATGTCCACCATGTTACCTTGTGCAGCAAATTCCTTGAATTCTTTTAACATCGTATTTGTCCTCCCGTATCGGTCGAGCTATCCGTTGCCGGACAGCCGCACGCACAGACCTGCTCGGCGCTGCTGCCGGCGATCTCGGCTTTTGCTTCGCTATCGGCGGTCGTCAGTTGAATCCACGTCACCTGCGTCCGATCCATGTATGCCCATTGTTATATGCTCATCTGACGCGAAGCATGGCTGACCGGCCGCCATGCAATCCGCTATGACGCGAAAACGTCGCGTAACAATTTGGTCACGCGCGCGGCCGGATCACGACGTATCTTGCGTTCTTCCTCCCCTAGCACATAAAACAGCCCGTCGAGGCTCTTCTCCACCACGTATTGATCAAGGTCAAACGGTTCAGTTTTCACAAAGGGAATGTTCTGAGAGCGTCCCAGGACCTCTTTGTAGCGTCGCGTCACACCGACGTCATTCATCGCCTGTTGCACAATCGGCTTGAACGCACTGATCAGATGAGGGGTCGTTTTGCGTCGAAAGTAATCGGTTGCGGCCGTCTCCGGGCCATTCAGGATCGCGCGCGCATCCTCGAACGTCATTTGTTTGATCGCATCCCAGAAGATTGACTTGGCCCGCGGTGCGGCCTGTTCGGCTGCGCGGTTCATGCTCAATACGAGCTGATCAATCTGCGGGCCATAGCCAGCAAAACGGAGCGCAGCTTCCATCTTTCGCAGTTTTTCCGGTAGCAAAATCTTAATGGCTTGATTCTTGAAATACCCATCCACACGCCCGGTCTGCTTGACCGTGTTAGTCGTGCCGACCTGTAACGCTTCTTTCAACCCGGCGACGATTTGTGACTCGCTTAATCGGTGTCCCAAGCCGAGACGTTCGAGGACGCGGTCCACCTGTGCGGCAGAGATCGCGCTGAGCATCAGGATGAGTATGACAGTGAAGCTCATTGACCACGCCTCCGTTCGTGTTTTGCTGGCCATCATAGCACAAGGAAGGCGCTGAGCCAATAAGCTATGATGGAGTCATTCGGCCATTGTCATACCCATCCGGGTCGCTTCTGTGATGCTCGGGAGAAGAGTGGAGGAAGCATCACAACGCTGTTGGAAGTAGGTTGACCAAGAGGCCGAATGACCCCCTTGCCTGCTGGACAACAACGGTGCCCCCCTACGCAGGCAAACTCGCTATACCGCTTCTCCATAGTCCGCTACTCGCCGACATAAACCGACCACTACCACCCTCGTGAACCGAGCACACACAACGACGAGCAACGGACTACGGACAACCGGCACACAGCTAGAGCTGACTGAGCATATCCCCCAGCCCTTTGGCGTATTTCTTTTCACCCTGCTCCTCCTCGCCTAGGAGGCTTGCCAGGTGGTGTTTGAGGGGAACCGGCGCTTTCTCATTCAGGTAGCTGAGAACGCTCTCAATCGCCGTTTGAGCCGCGTGCTCAGGGATGTTGGCGCGTTGCGAAACCAGTTTGACAAGGTCATTCATTGGTTTGTTCATGATGCTCCCTGTTGTGCTTCTCTCAACTTGGCCGCACCAGAGCCAGCAGCGGCGAAGATGGGGTCTCGGTCATCAGCCATCGCCACTGACCCTGGTGCGATAAGCTGCTGAGGTCGTTCGATGTTGAAACATCGAACGACCCTCAGCAGGAAACACGACTGCAAAGCCTGTGCCAGAGTGATGCCGAAATTCTCAACCTGTTCATGATGATTGGGTTGCTGATCGAAGAGGCCACCTCAGAAGCGGACGCCAATCCATCGTTGAGACATCAGGGGCGTTTCATCGGTGTGTCATGTTGTCCCGCCTGAGACAAATGAGTGCCACAGAGACAGTCGTCCGCGCGTGATCGCGTGAGGATGAGCGGTCAGTGTGGGTATGAGTATGAGCGGTGAGTATGAGCATGACCATGAGCATGAGCATGATCTATCTGCACGGTTAGGAGCAAGACCGCACTCGCCCAATGTCAGAGCATGCTATCGGGTGGTTGAAGTGTGGCAGCTCGTGTGCGTCGAATACGGGTTTGATCCACGATCGGCGCACATGCGAGAGTGTGTCGAAGCTCGGTCAAAAAAATCGGGAGTAGGATTTTGGCTTTCCTACTCCCACTCAAGCGATTTAAGGAGGATTGACCTGAAACCCCGCGTTTAGCTGACTATCCTGTTCGTCACCAGTGAATCTCCCTTCCAGAGCGGTTGGTGGAATTTTTCATGATGACATAGTCGCCTTGTTTTGAGCCTCGCTCGACAGCGGCACGTCAGACATTTCAGGCGTTTTCAGAAGGTATCTTGAGCACCTGTCCGACCTTGATCAAATCGGGATCGTCTAACTGATCCTCGTTGGCATAAAAGATGCGCATGTACTCATTAGGGTCACCGTAGAACTGCTTGGCTATTTTCGAGAGTGTGTCGCCGGGCTTGACCGTATAGGTTTGCATCGCCGACGGCGCAGCACTCGGTGCAGCCACATCAAAATCGGCGATCAGATCGTCGTAGGTGGGATTGACAAGCTTGATCTGATCCCAGACGGCATTTTTAGCCTGTTCAGACG
This window of the Blastocatellia bacterium genome carries:
- a CDS encoding LysM peptidoglycan-binding domain-containing protein — encoded protein: MGIFDKMFGKGASAAQAAPAATKRFEELKAKYQSVLNLIQQQKVQLHNLHVQDNKLFIKGTAPSEQAKNAVWDQIKLVNPTYDDLIADFDVAAPSAAPSAMQTYTVKPGDTLSKIAKQFYGDPNEYMRIFYANEDQLDDPDLIKVGQVLKIPSENA
- a CDS encoding DUF4197 domain-containing protein, with product MSFTVILILMLSAISAAQVDRVLERLGLGHRLSESQIVAGLKEALQVGTTNTVKQTGRVDGYFKNQAIKILLPEKLRKMEAALRFAGYGPQIDQLVLSMNRAAEQAAPRAKSIFWDAIKQMTFEDARAILNGPETAATDYFRRKTTPHLISAFKPIVQQAMNDVGVTRRYKEVLGRSQNIPFVKTEPFDLDQYVVEKSLDGLFYVLGEEERKIRRDPAARVTKLLRDVFAS
- the mscL gene encoding large conductance mechanosensitive channel protein MscL codes for the protein MLKEFKEFAAQGNMVDMAVGIMLGAAFGAVINSLVGDLFTPIIGLLLNADFSNIFTILKEGNPAGPYATLADAKKAGAVTMNWGVFINTVINFLLVAFALFIVVKNINRMRKQPPPPDLTTKECPQCLMLIPINASKCGHCTSVIA